In Actinomycetota bacterium, one genomic interval encodes:
- a CDS encoding BrnT family toxin translates to MEFKGVEFEFDRRKSETNKAKHGIDFVDAQAIWTDEMRVEIPARTEDEPRYVVIGQIAGQHWSAICTDRDQRVRLISVRRARAEEVAIYEGEEPRP, encoded by the coding sequence GTGGAGTTCAAGGGTGTGGAGTTCGAGTTCGATCGGCGCAAGAGCGAGACGAACAAGGCTAAGCACGGCATCGACTTCGTCGATGCGCAGGCGATCTGGACTGACGAGATGCGCGTCGAGATCCCGGCTCGTACGGAAGACGAACCCCGGTACGTCGTCATTGGGCAGATTGCCGGACAGCATTGGTCGGCGATCTGCACTGACCGCGACCAAAGGGTGAGGTTGATTTCGGTCCGCAGGGCGCGCGCTGAGGAGGTGGCGATCTATGAAGGCGAAGAACCTCGACCGTAA
- a CDS encoding ATP-binding protein produces MIERSQWLAELKAALRRSRVVALIGPRQSGKTTLARALVSPDSPNYFDLEDPRSLARLNEPMTALAPLKGTVVIDEIQRRPELFPVLRVLADRHPLPARVLILGSASPPLLRQSSETLAGRLETLTLAGFALEELGAGVLRKHWRRGAFPPAYLARSEKASLIWREQFIHTFLERDVPQLGITIPSATLHRFWTMLAHYHGGVWNAAAFARSLGVAEPTARRYLDLLSGLFMVRQLQPWHENLKKRQVKSPKVYVRDSGLLHALLGLTTEHDVMMHPKVGASWEGYALEETLKAVRPEAAHFWATHTGAELDLLLVKNGRRYGVEFKLQDAPRVTPSMRIAISDLQLTRLTVLYPGDQSYELDSRIAVVPLAHLATAGAAAVTKKPTPRKAAT; encoded by the coding sequence ATGATCGAGCGGTCGCAGTGGCTGGCGGAGTTGAAGGCCGCTCTGCGGCGAAGCCGAGTTGTTGCCCTCATCGGCCCACGTCAGTCCGGCAAGACCACCCTTGCGCGCGCCCTCGTATCACCCGACTCTCCGAACTACTTCGATTTGGAGGATCCCCGCAGTCTCGCGCGTCTCAACGAACCGATGACCGCCCTCGCACCGCTCAAGGGAACAGTCGTCATCGACGAGATCCAGCGACGGCCGGAGTTGTTCCCCGTACTGCGCGTACTTGCCGACCGACACCCACTCCCTGCGCGGGTTCTCATTCTCGGCAGCGCAAGTCCTCCGCTGCTTCGCCAGTCCTCGGAAACGCTCGCCGGACGCCTCGAGACACTGACGCTCGCGGGGTTCGCGCTGGAGGAACTCGGCGCGGGGGTCCTTCGCAAACACTGGAGGCGAGGAGCATTTCCCCCCGCATACCTCGCTCGTTCCGAAAAGGCGAGCCTGATCTGGCGCGAGCAGTTCATCCACACCTTCCTCGAGCGCGACGTCCCGCAACTCGGCATCACCATCCCCTCGGCCACGCTTCATCGGTTCTGGACGATGCTGGCGCACTACCACGGAGGGGTCTGGAACGCAGCAGCCTTTGCTCGCTCCCTCGGAGTCGCCGAGCCCACAGCGCGACGCTACCTGGATCTCCTCTCCGGGCTGTTCATGGTGCGGCAACTTCAGCCCTGGCACGAGAACTTGAAGAAGCGCCAGGTCAAGTCGCCGAAGGTGTACGTGCGCGATAGCGGTCTGCTTCACGCTCTCCTCGGTCTGACGACCGAGCATGACGTCATGATGCATCCGAAGGTCGGTGCCTCATGGGAAGGCTACGCCCTCGAAGAGACGCTGAAAGCCGTGCGACCGGAGGCCGCCCACTTCTGGGCCACACACACAGGCGCCGAACTCGATCTTCTGCTGGTCAAGAACGGAAGGCGCTACGGCGTGGAGTTCAAGCTCCAGGATGCCCCCCGCGTGACGCCCTCGATGCGGATCGCGATCAGCGATCTTCAGCTGACTCGGCTGACGGTGCTGTACCCGGGAGACCAGTCCTACGAGCTCGATTCTCGCATCGCCGTTGTCCCTCTTGCGCATCTGGCAACGGCCGGAGCCGCCGCGGTGACGAAGAAACCGACACCGCGCAAAGCGGCGACCTGA
- a CDS encoding carboxypeptidase-like regulatory domain-containing protein — MTKGFRIGATVALLALTVALPARAQDVGNIYGGVTGKVGALKDICVSAWADDATVPTYQAWTDDRGWYVLKDVDPGTYKVQFTDCRYYTRYLEEWGSGKPSRGFADPVSVPAGGGVRVDAQMVFGGSISGEVVDQIGSALQAICVHVFSMDGKPMGGVTFTDTGGGYEIGGLPAGEYTVYFYDCYDYAHYDQWYEGETSAVRATPVHVALGEETGNIDIVMIAVPWPDFGVDRVVVKEEVLRTGVMSLPVGTGLSRRIHVDVSNRGTGPDEARLRVWVTQPDSDYRVDLAEVSVALDPGGARRCDFVWNAVGVVGDVWVHASVFSGSDPNRANNESRVPYFVGVGGVGVGIGVQQQHNLHYEGSC, encoded by the coding sequence ATGACCAAGGGATTCCGTATTGGAGCGACCGTCGCACTGCTTGCGCTGACCGTCGCTCTCCCTGCGCGCGCGCAGGACGTTGGGAACATCTATGGCGGCGTCACCGGCAAAGTCGGTGCGCTGAAGGACATTTGCGTGTCGGCGTGGGCCGACGATGCGACAGTTCCGACCTATCAGGCCTGGACAGACGATAGGGGCTGGTATGTGCTCAAGGACGTCGATCCGGGGACATACAAGGTCCAGTTCACGGACTGTCGGTACTACACGCGCTATCTGGAGGAATGGGGTTCGGGCAAGCCCAGCCGCGGTTTTGCCGATCCCGTCTCGGTGCCCGCCGGTGGTGGAGTCCGTGTCGATGCCCAAATGGTGTTCGGCGGATCGATATCGGGCGAGGTCGTCGATCAGATCGGTTCTGCCCTGCAAGCCATCTGCGTGCACGTCTTCTCAATGGACGGGAAGCCCATGGGCGGCGTCACGTTTACCGACACCGGCGGCGGATACGAGATCGGGGGTCTTCCTGCCGGCGAATACACGGTCTACTTCTATGACTGCTACGACTACGCCCACTACGACCAGTGGTACGAGGGGGAGACGTCCGCTGTTCGAGCGACACCCGTACACGTAGCCCTCGGGGAAGAGACGGGCAACATCGACATTGTCATGATTGCCGTCCCGTGGCCGGATTTCGGAGTGGATCGCGTGGTTGTGAAGGAGGAGGTTCTCCGAACCGGGGTGATGTCTCTGCCGGTTGGAACAGGGTTGAGTCGGCGAATCCACGTGGACGTTTCAAATCGTGGGACGGGACCGGATGAGGCGCGACTAAGGGTGTGGGTCACGCAGCCGGATTCGGACTACCGCGTTGACCTTGCCGAGGTGTCCGTTGCGTTGGATCCAGGTGGTGCCCGGCGATGCGATTTCGTCTGGAACGCCGTTGGGGTCGTTGGAGACGTCTGGGTTCACGCGTCAGTCTTCTCGGGCAGCGACCCCAACCGAGCCAACAACGAGAGCCGTGTTCCCTACTTCGTCGGGGTTGGGGGAGTCGGGGTGGGGATCGGCGTTCAGCAACAGCACAATCTCCACTACGAAGGCAGCTGCTAG
- a CDS encoding ABC transporter ATP-binding protein encodes MIACESVSKTYRIRDRLGWFRRGPARAIPALHEVSLSIEQGEIVGLLGPNGAGKTTLLKILCTLVLPDAGRAHVGGFDVACDARAARMAIGFVPASDRSLHWKLTARENLALYGGLYNLSRSTVRSRSHGTLANVGLADFVDVPVEKFSTGMRKRLMLARALLHNPAVLLLDEPGSGLDVLGKREMWTSLRQAAAEHGVTTLIATHDMEEAEVLPERLLLIDRGTLRADGTATDLRRRAGREDQSLGDAFLALTGSSLEDSE; translated from the coding sequence ATGATCGCGTGTGAGAGTGTCTCAAAGACGTACCGGATCCGAGACCGCCTCGGGTGGTTCCGGCGCGGTCCAGCGCGCGCCATCCCGGCGCTGCACGAGGTCTCGCTCAGCATCGAGCAAGGTGAGATCGTCGGGCTGCTCGGCCCGAACGGCGCCGGCAAGACCACCTTGCTGAAGATCTTGTGCACGCTGGTGCTTCCAGACGCCGGGCGCGCGCACGTCGGCGGCTTCGATGTCGCATGCGACGCGCGCGCGGCGCGCATGGCGATCGGGTTCGTTCCGGCGAGCGATCGCAGTCTGCACTGGAAGCTCACGGCCCGCGAGAACCTCGCGCTCTACGGCGGGCTCTACAACCTGTCCCGCTCCACCGTGCGCTCACGTTCGCATGGGACCCTAGCGAACGTCGGCCTCGCGGACTTCGTCGACGTCCCTGTCGAGAAGTTCTCAACCGGGATGCGCAAGCGCCTCATGCTCGCGCGCGCCTTGCTGCACAACCCGGCTGTGCTCCTTCTGGACGAACCGGGAAGCGGCCTGGACGTGCTCGGTAAGCGCGAGATGTGGACATCGCTGCGGCAAGCGGCCGCCGAGCACGGCGTCACCACGCTCATTGCGACGCACGACATGGAAGAGGCCGAAGTACTTCCCGAGCGACTGCTGCTCATCGATCGCGGAACTTTGCGCGCGGACGGGACGGCCACCGATCTGCGCCGGCGCGCAGGGCGGGAAGATCAAAGCCTCGGCGACGCATTCCTCGCTCTCACCGGAAGCTCACTTGAGGACTCCGAATGA
- a CDS encoding ABC transporter permease, producing MRAVLALLRAEMLRRRAYPLQILGLTLSPFLVVGPFVFVGTMFPDPKVRTSVAVGTILWYWLSMLFWGVGFGIREEMEEGVFESIAATPARLQSLLAAKALDVLAGNIYLTVCTFALLRWTANVTVAVPWSRIVPVVMAAAFALSALAVAYAALVLATRQASGIGSMTQQALGALSGMTAPVSTLPRAARWASAAVPLTYAIQGARAALEGRWPWSEIAVLAAFGTGMLVVGLAVFAHAERRARTTGTLGEY from the coding sequence ATGAGAGCTGTGCTTGCCCTGCTGCGCGCCGAGATGCTGCGCCGGCGCGCGTATCCGCTTCAGATCCTCGGCCTGACGCTCAGCCCCTTTCTTGTCGTCGGCCCGTTCGTGTTCGTCGGGACGATGTTCCCGGACCCGAAGGTGCGAACATCGGTCGCCGTGGGCACGATCCTTTGGTACTGGCTCTCGATGTTGTTCTGGGGAGTCGGTTTCGGAATCCGCGAAGAGATGGAAGAGGGCGTATTCGAGAGCATCGCGGCAACACCGGCGCGCCTCCAGTCGCTGCTGGCCGCCAAGGCGCTGGACGTCCTCGCCGGCAACATCTACTTGACTGTGTGCACCTTTGCGCTCCTTCGCTGGACGGCGAACGTGACGGTGGCCGTCCCGTGGAGCCGCATCGTGCCGGTAGTGATGGCGGCCGCGTTCGCGCTTTCGGCGCTCGCCGTGGCTTACGCGGCACTCGTTCTGGCTACCCGGCAGGCTTCTGGGATTGGATCCATGACGCAGCAAGCTCTCGGAGCGCTCTCCGGCATGACGGCGCCCGTCTCGACGCTCCCGCGCGCCGCCCGATGGGCAAGCGCAGCCGTGCCGCTCACGTACGCAATCCAGGGCGCGCGCGCGGCCCTGGAAGGACGATGGCCGTGGAGCGAAATAGCCGTCTTGGCGGCCTTCGGAACCGGGATGCTGGTAGTCGGTCTGGCGGTCTTTGCGCACGCCGAGCGGCGCGCGCGCACTACGGGAACGCTCGGGGAGTATTGA
- a CDS encoding ABC transporter permease has translation MAAFEATLRGSAALAAASLRGRSRYRLDYITSTVGPLLWVIPALLTLRFAESLGMGDAFKDATGIARSRAPLYFLAGAVYWNYVEGVWSLAMNVRGAMRSGTLEPLWCTPVPRLALVAGWSAGTLASITLQSAIAFALLAIVGGTPPVVSWVGVAALLAGSVLAAYGFAFVLIGLTLRFRDAESIVSMLGNAAPLLGGVIFPVALLPLPLRLLSYLFPFTYGADLLRSLLAGSRTLLPAHVEVLVLAAMAVVLPVLGWWGLVRLERGARARGLEGY, from the coding sequence ATGGCGGCTTTTGAAGCGACGTTGCGAGGGTCGGCAGCCCTGGCTGCAGCATCGCTTCGCGGACGTTCTCGCTACCGGCTGGACTACATCACGTCCACCGTCGGTCCACTGCTGTGGGTTATCCCCGCGCTCCTCACGCTTCGCTTTGCTGAAAGCTTGGGAATGGGTGATGCGTTCAAGGATGCAACCGGGATCGCGCGTTCGCGCGCGCCGCTTTACTTCCTCGCCGGTGCCGTCTACTGGAACTACGTGGAGGGCGTCTGGAGCCTCGCCATGAACGTGCGCGGAGCGATGCGCAGCGGAACGCTCGAACCGCTTTGGTGCACGCCGGTCCCGCGCCTCGCGCTGGTTGCCGGCTGGTCGGCGGGAACCCTGGCCTCAATCACCCTGCAGTCGGCAATCGCGTTCGCCCTCCTCGCGATCGTGGGTGGAACGCCGCCGGTCGTTTCCTGGGTGGGGGTCGCTGCGCTGTTGGCGGGATCGGTGCTGGCCGCATACGGCTTCGCGTTCGTGTTGATCGGCCTCACTCTTCGTTTCCGAGATGCCGAATCGATCGTGAGCATGCTCGGGAACGCCGCTCCGCTTCTCGGGGGCGTCATCTTCCCCGTGGCGCTTCTGCCACTCCCCCTGCGCCTTCTCAGCTATCTCTTCCCATTCACCTACGGCGCAGACTTGCTCCGTTCGCTCTTGGCCGGAAGCCGCACACTGCTGCCCGCACACGTCGAGGTGCTGGTCCTGGCCGCCATGGCAGTCGTGCTCCCGGTGCTCGGCTGGTGGGGTCTGGTCCGGCTCGAGCGCGGTGCGCGCGCCCGCGGCCTCGAAGGCTACTAG
- a CDS encoding GAF domain-containing sensor histidine kinase produces MTQGHKASLEQEMSLLLELSRDVSSTLDLQAVLDKSLASLRRLIVFDGGSIQLVVDGALQLAATDPPAPPEAYAVRLPLGRGLGGRIAVTCEPLYCPDATADARADPEGLAKAATAGIRSYFGAPLIEHGAAIGLVQLDSGTVDAFPANARAFVLAFLPTITAAVQNARLFNREVETLNLLREAENIKSDFLALVSHELRTPLTVVIGIADTLAGHTAEFDADTIKDLARRIGRNGQVLMRLIEDLLDLSTIERDVMNIEVTSLDAEELIREVADGIHAERPLRIRIAPGLPPVLADADRLTQVLRNLLSNAVKFSPPGTPIEVHAEMEGDRVAVSVTDHGLGIPKEFQEQVFQRFFQVERTTTRSVGGIGIGLYLVQHLCKLMGASVRIDSSPGHGSTFTVVLAAAASGANALLDA; encoded by the coding sequence ATGACCCAAGGACATAAGGCCTCACTCGAGCAGGAGATGAGCCTGCTGCTCGAACTCAGTCGCGACGTTTCGAGCACACTTGACCTACAGGCCGTCCTCGACAAGAGCCTTGCGTCGCTGCGGCGTCTGATCGTGTTCGACGGTGGGTCAATTCAGTTGGTTGTCGACGGCGCCTTGCAGTTGGCCGCCACCGACCCCCCCGCGCCCCCCGAGGCGTACGCAGTTCGGCTACCGCTCGGCCGCGGACTCGGCGGCCGAATCGCCGTCACTTGCGAACCGCTCTACTGTCCCGACGCGACCGCCGACGCGCGCGCCGACCCCGAAGGACTCGCCAAGGCGGCGACGGCCGGAATCCGCAGCTACTTCGGTGCACCCCTCATCGAGCACGGAGCAGCGATCGGCCTCGTTCAACTCGATTCGGGCACCGTCGATGCGTTCCCGGCAAACGCGCGCGCATTCGTACTGGCGTTCCTCCCCACGATCACCGCCGCCGTGCAAAACGCTCGACTGTTCAATCGCGAGGTCGAAACGCTCAACCTCCTTCGCGAAGCGGAGAACATCAAGAGCGACTTCCTCGCACTCGTGTCGCACGAATTGCGGACCCCGCTCACCGTGGTGATCGGGATAGCCGACACCCTCGCCGGGCACACGGCGGAGTTCGACGCCGACACGATCAAGGACCTCGCCCGACGGATCGGCCGAAACGGCCAGGTACTGATGCGCCTGATCGAGGATCTGCTCGACCTGTCCACGATCGAACGTGACGTGATGAACATTGAAGTAACCTCATTGGACGCAGAAGAGTTGATCCGTGAGGTCGCCGACGGCATCCACGCCGAACGCCCACTGCGCATCCGGATCGCGCCGGGATTGCCGCCGGTCCTGGCGGATGCCGACCGACTGACACAGGTGTTGCGAAACCTCCTCAGCAACGCGGTGAAGTTCTCACCGCCGGGCACGCCAATCGAGGTACACGCCGAGATGGAAGGCGATCGAGTCGCAGTGAGCGTTACGGATCATGGCCTCGGCATCCCCAAGGAGTTCCAGGAGCAAGTCTTCCAACGGTTCTTCCAGGTTGAGCGAACGACGACGCGCTCAGTCGGCGGAATAGGCATCGGGTTGTACCTCGTGCAACATCTATGCAAGCTCATGGGCGCTTCCGTGCGCATCGACAGCTCGCCGGGGCACGGCAGCACCTTCACCGTCGTGCTCGCGGCGGCTGCCAGCGGGGCCAACGCTCTGCTCGATGCATGA
- a CDS encoding S8 family serine peptidase, whose amino-acid sequence MRRFICLSALLTCALVSFVTIPARALSLTTVVVTFDTRPTADMLAEVSGVAVAVHGFKHLPAAVAVVAPGDAGLLANLPSVRRVYPNRAFTYLLRQSTRTVRADQAWDLGYNGAGIGVAVIDAGVDGSRPDLCAAPQFCTGTAVKTVQNVKFVGRQDLGVDPVLVLEDQINTDTSSGHGSHVAGIVGSWGVSSAYEDGKYRGVAWGADIIGLGTGEVATVDNVLAAYDWVIAHRDEYNIRVINNSWGPGAGAPFDPEDPVQRATTAAHDAGIAVVFAAGNEGPTTDTLNAFSANPDAISVAAGMKGGQIAFFSSRGVPGSSFWHPTVTAPGYFIASVRASTGFYGDVADATAGPNPDLVTPPDDVYYATSSGTSMAAPHVAGIVALMQQASFQSRGAYLTPDQIKNILQNTAVSNDPARGSGGLPNYQRYTMGAGYADALAATTAAAAGTMTSAYNPHTVYDVRTFSGDIGPSTVFGVSQSVTSTFQVNAGAISLDAMIDWSQKANGLDLELYNPSGALAHSTFLQCNPDAEPNGFSWFCTQTANQRIVITAPAPGTWTAVARGTISAVDTVRGTWSAVYPDTTTLPPAPAPASITVAASSPPASTTGQSAAGQSVAFVATVHDAAGNALPNAPVAWTSSGVGRIEFGETTTHIDGTADASARSDVAGSQTITASSGEARDSANLTWIGVTLPGTTSTPGRASGGGWIPGASSPKNTFGFWSEYRAEWTGPQGEVSFNDHADTKVKAAGVNRLEITGSTATVTGTATVNGSSGYRFQLTIADDGTPGHGSDTFDLRLTADLDPLWTYRATGTLRGGNIVVTRD is encoded by the coding sequence GTGCGTCGATTCATTTGCTTGTCCGCGCTTCTCACGTGCGCGCTGGTGTCGTTCGTTACCATTCCCGCGCGCGCATTGTCGCTGACGACTGTCGTCGTCACTTTCGACACCCGGCCGACCGCCGACATGCTCGCCGAGGTCTCCGGTGTCGCCGTTGCCGTCCACGGGTTCAAGCATCTGCCGGCCGCGGTCGCCGTCGTGGCGCCGGGCGACGCAGGCCTGCTGGCGAACCTGCCGAGCGTGCGCCGCGTGTATCCGAACCGGGCCTTCACGTACCTGCTGCGGCAATCGACGCGCACGGTCCGAGCAGACCAGGCATGGGACCTCGGGTACAACGGCGCGGGAATCGGGGTGGCGGTAATCGACGCCGGCGTCGATGGGTCGCGTCCCGATCTTTGCGCCGCGCCGCAATTCTGCACCGGCACGGCCGTCAAGACCGTGCAGAACGTGAAGTTCGTCGGACGCCAGGACCTCGGCGTGGATCCGGTGTTGGTCCTTGAGGACCAGATAAACACCGACACGTCTTCCGGACACGGTTCCCACGTTGCCGGGATCGTCGGCTCCTGGGGCGTCTCCAGCGCCTACGAAGACGGCAAGTACCGCGGCGTCGCGTGGGGCGCGGACATCATCGGGCTCGGAACCGGTGAAGTCGCCACCGTCGACAACGTTCTCGCAGCCTACGACTGGGTCATCGCACACAGAGACGAGTACAACATCCGGGTCATCAACAACTCGTGGGGCCCGGGCGCCGGCGCACCCTTCGACCCCGAGGATCCGGTCCAGCGCGCAACGACGGCCGCGCACGACGCGGGGATCGCCGTCGTTTTCGCGGCCGGCAACGAAGGCCCCACCACCGACACTCTCAATGCGTTCTCGGCGAACCCGGATGCGATTTCAGTCGCGGCCGGGATGAAGGGCGGCCAGATCGCGTTCTTCTCCTCGCGCGGCGTGCCCGGCAGTTCCTTCTGGCACCCGACGGTCACCGCACCCGGGTACTTCATCGCCTCGGTCCGTGCCTCGACGGGCTTCTACGGCGACGTCGCCGACGCAACTGCGGGACCCAACCCGGATCTCGTGACCCCGCCGGACGACGTCTACTACGCGACATCCAGCGGCACGTCCATGGCGGCACCCCACGTCGCCGGCATCGTCGCGCTGATGCAGCAGGCTTCGTTCCAGAGTCGCGGCGCCTACCTCACTCCCGACCAAATCAAGAACATCCTGCAGAACACCGCGGTTTCGAACGACCCGGCGCGCGGTTCCGGCGGTCTTCCCAACTACCAGCGGTACACCATGGGAGCCGGCTACGCGGATGCGCTTGCCGCCACGACCGCGGCAGCTGCGGGCACGATGACTTCGGCATACAACCCACACACCGTCTACGACGTCCGGACCTTCTCCGGCGACATCGGACCGTCGACGGTGTTCGGGGTGTCGCAATCCGTCACCTCGACCTTCCAGGTCAACGCCGGCGCGATCTCACTGGACGCGATGATCGACTGGTCGCAGAAGGCGAACGGCCTCGATTTGGAGCTATACAACCCGTCGGGTGCGCTCGCGCACTCCACGTTCCTTCAGTGCAACCCCGACGCAGAGCCGAACGGCTTCTCGTGGTTCTGCACCCAAACCGCGAACCAGCGCATCGTGATCACGGCACCGGCTCCCGGCACGTGGACGGCCGTCGCACGCGGAACGATCTCGGCCGTAGACACGGTCAGGGGCACGTGGTCCGCGGTCTACCCCGACACCACCACACTCCCACCCGCCCCGGCGCCGGCGTCGATCACAGTCGCTGCCTCGTCACCACCGGCGAGCACGACCGGTCAGAGCGCCGCGGGTCAAAGCGTCGCGTTCGTGGCCACCGTGCACGACGCGGCCGGCAATGCGCTGCCGAACGCACCGGTCGCATGGACGAGTTCGGGTGTGGGCCGAATCGAGTTTGGGGAGACCACGACGCACATCGACGGGACTGCCGACGCGTCTGCGCGAAGCGACGTTGCCGGTAGCCAGACGATCACGGCATCCTCCGGGGAAGCAAGGGACTCGGCGAACCTCACGTGGATCGGCGTGACGTTGCCCGGCACCACGAGCACGCCCGGCCGAGCGTCGGGCGGCGGTTGGATCCCCGGCGCCTCGTCACCCAAGAACACGTTTGGGTTCTGGTCCGAATACCGCGCCGAATGGACCGGCCCCCAAGGGGAAGTCTCGTTTAACGACCACGCCGATACAAAGGTGAAGGCGGCCGGCGTGAACCGACTCGAAATCACGGGGAGCACGGCAACGGTAACCGGCACGGCGACCGTCAACGGCAGTTCGGGTTATCGCTTCCAGCTCACCATCGCCGACGACGGGACACCCGGTCACGGCAGCGACACATTCGACCTCCGGCTGACCGCCGACCTGGACCCGCTGTGGACGTACCGGGCCACGGGAACGCTCCGGGGAGGCAATATCGTCGTGACGCGCGACTAG